A single genomic interval of Vicia villosa cultivar HV-30 ecotype Madison, WI unplaced genomic scaffold, Vvil1.0 ctg.000060F_1_1, whole genome shotgun sequence harbors:
- the LOC131623275 gene encoding uncharacterized protein LOC131623275 isoform X2 has product MNNEVNNHERYVELSRTEREKKGWRNVLERIRSWMAFKDKDEWLEQMRGNLGLIATVIATITFQIALNPPGGVRPVKDDGENNPDVIACTLYSKDGNLTNGLKLCPGEAVLAVIYPGSYLEFLFWNSICFVSSLTVLLLLVSGFPLKHRFPMWLLSIGMCLTLTSLAITYITAVQMVTPDPVWGPAKDFQRTLLLTWVAMLFLLALFLTLRFIMWVVNIFLKIGKRAITQNISRENTPAP; this is encoded by the coding sequence ATGAACAACGAAGTGAATAACCATGAGAGATATGTTGAACTGTCAAGGACTGAGAGAGAAAAGAAAGGGTGGAGAAATGTATTAGAACGAATAAGGAGTTGGATGGCTTTCAAAGACAAGGATGAATGGCTGGAACAAATGAGAGGTAATTTGGGATTAATAGCGACAGTGATCGCAACAATTACATTTCAAATAGCTCTTAATCCACCTGGGGGCGTTAGGCCGGTTAAAGATGACGGAGAAAACAATCCAGATGTTATAGCATGTACTCTCTATAGCAAGGATGGAAACTTAACTAATGGTTTGAAGCTATGTCCTGGTGAAGCTGTCTTAGCCGTTATATATCCAGGTTCTTATCTTGAGTTCCTTTTTTGGAACAGTATATGTTTTGTTTCATCGCTAACGGTTTTACTCTTGCTTGTGAGTGGATTTCCTTTGAAACATAGGTTTCCTATGTGGCTTTTATCAATCGGAATGTGTCTCACTCTCACAAGTCTTGCTATTACATACATAACTGCAGTACAAATGGTTACCCCGGATCCTGTTTGGGGTCCAGCAAAAGATTTTCAAAGAACATTGCTTCTGACTTGGGTTgcaatgttattccttttggCTTTGTTCCTCACACTACGTTTCATTATGTGGGTAGTTAACATTTTTCTCAAAATAGGTAAAAGGGCAATCACTCAAAATATTTCGAGGGAGAATACTCCAGCCCCGTGA
- the LOC131623275 gene encoding uncharacterized protein LOC131623275 isoform X1, protein MTICFVYIRALLGFKTILSLQNTNAILTYHTKLIKTMNNEVNNHERYVELSRTEREKKGWRNVLERIRSWMAFKDKDEWLEQMRGNLGLIATVIATITFQIALNPPGGVRPVKDDGENNPDVIACTLYSKDGNLTNGLKLCPGEAVLAVIYPGSYLEFLFWNSICFVSSLTVLLLLVSGFPLKHRFPMWLLSIGMCLTLTSLAITYITAVQMVTPDPVWGPAKDFQRTLLLTWVAMLFLLALFLTLRFIMWVVNIFLKIGKRAITQNISRENTPAP, encoded by the exons ATGACAATTTGTTTTGTATATATACGAGCCTTACTGGGCTTCAAAACCATACTATCTCTACAAAACACAAATGCCATTTTGACCTATCATACTAAACTAATCAAG ACAATGAACAACGAAGTGAATAACCATGAGAGATATGTTGAACTGTCAAGGACTGAGAGAGAAAAGAAAGGGTGGAGAAATGTATTAGAACGAATAAGGAGTTGGATGGCTTTCAAAGACAAGGATGAATGGCTGGAACAAATGAGAGGTAATTTGGGATTAATAGCGACAGTGATCGCAACAATTACATTTCAAATAGCTCTTAATCCACCTGGGGGCGTTAGGCCGGTTAAAGATGACGGAGAAAACAATCCAGATGTTATAGCATGTACTCTCTATAGCAAGGATGGAAACTTAACTAATGGTTTGAAGCTATGTCCTGGTGAAGCTGTCTTAGCCGTTATATATCCAGGTTCTTATCTTGAGTTCCTTTTTTGGAACAGTATATGTTTTGTTTCATCGCTAACGGTTTTACTCTTGCTTGTGAGTGGATTTCCTTTGAAACATAGGTTTCCTATGTGGCTTTTATCAATCGGAATGTGTCTCACTCTCACAAGTCTTGCTATTACATACATAACTGCAGTACAAATGGTTACCCCGGATCCTGTTTGGGGTCCAGCAAAAGATTTTCAAAGAACATTGCTTCTGACTTGGGTTgcaatgttattccttttggCTTTGTTCCTCACACTACGTTTCATTATGTGGGTAGTTAACATTTTTCTCAAAATAGGTAAAAGGGCAATCACTCAAAATATTTCGAGGGAGAATACTCCAGCCCCGTGA